A single region of the Streptomyces sp. NBC_00425 genome encodes:
- a CDS encoding amidase, translating to MTPDRAAGLTDTARALAEGEVSSRTLVERTLARIEATQGVLNAFRVVRAEAALAEAEAADRELASGVRRPLLGVPVAVKDDMDVAGEPTAFGCAGAHPPVAEDGEAVRRLRAAGAVIVGKTNTCELGQWPFTEGPAFGATRNPWSTGHTPGGSSGGSAAAVAAGLVPAALGSDGAGSVRIPASWTHLIGVKPQRGRISTWPRGESFQGITVNGTLARTVADAALLLDAAAGNHAGDPHRPPAVDASAAVRRDPGRLRIALSLKPPFTAVAARLRPEVRARVLELAETLAGLGHTVEEADPPYGQIGLTFVPRATAGIAEWVADAPFPALLDRRTRDAARLGRLLGGAPLRAARRAETVLHRRVGAFFDRYDVVLAPTTAAPPPRIGAMLELSGIATDRAMIAACPYAWPWNVLGWPGVNVPAGFAPGGLPVGAQLLGPAHSEPLLLSLAAQLEAELRWHERWPSEAVADSPA from the coding sequence ATGACGCCCGACCGTGCCGCAGGTCTGACGGACACCGCACGCGCCCTGGCCGAGGGCGAGGTGTCGTCCCGCACGCTCGTCGAGCGGACCCTCGCCCGGATCGAGGCGACGCAGGGCGTCCTCAACGCCTTCCGGGTGGTGCGGGCCGAGGCCGCGCTCGCCGAGGCCGAGGCGGCCGACCGGGAATTGGCGTCCGGCGTGCGCCGCCCTCTGCTCGGGGTACCCGTCGCCGTCAAGGACGACATGGACGTGGCGGGCGAGCCGACCGCGTTCGGCTGCGCCGGCGCCCACCCGCCCGTCGCCGAGGACGGCGAGGCGGTCCGCCGGCTGCGGGCGGCGGGAGCCGTGATCGTGGGCAAGACCAACACCTGCGAGCTCGGGCAGTGGCCGTTCACCGAGGGCCCGGCCTTCGGCGCCACCCGCAACCCGTGGAGCACCGGGCACACGCCCGGCGGATCCTCCGGCGGTTCGGCGGCGGCGGTGGCGGCGGGGCTGGTGCCGGCCGCCCTCGGCTCGGACGGGGCCGGCTCCGTCCGCATCCCGGCCTCCTGGACGCATCTGATCGGCGTCAAACCGCAGCGCGGCCGCATCTCGACCTGGCCGCGCGGCGAGTCCTTCCAGGGCATCACCGTCAACGGCACCCTGGCCCGGACCGTCGCCGACGCGGCCCTGCTGCTCGACGCGGCCGCGGGCAACCACGCGGGCGACCCGCACCGGCCGCCGGCCGTCGACGCCTCGGCGGCGGTGCGCCGCGACCCCGGAAGGCTGCGGATCGCGCTGTCGCTGAAGCCGCCGTTCACCGCCGTGGCCGCCCGTTTGCGGCCCGAGGTCCGCGCCCGGGTCCTCGAACTCGCCGAGACACTGGCCGGCCTGGGCCACACGGTCGAGGAGGCCGATCCACCGTACGGGCAGATCGGCCTCACCTTCGTGCCCCGGGCGACCGCGGGCATCGCCGAGTGGGTCGCCGACGCGCCCTTCCCCGCGCTCCTGGACCGGCGCACCCGGGACGCCGCCCGGCTGGGCAGACTGCTCGGCGGAGCGCCGCTGCGGGCGGCCCGGCGCGCCGAGACCGTCCTGCACCGCCGCGTCGGCGCCTTCTTCGACCGTTACGACGTGGTCCTCGCGCCGACGACGGCCGCTCCCCCGCCGCGCATCGGGGCCATGCTGGAGCTGAGCGGGATCGCCACCGACCGCGCCATGATCGCCGCCTGCCCGTACGCCTGGCCGTGGAACGTGCTGGGCTGGCCCGGCGTCAATGTCCCGGCCGGCTTCGCCCCCGGCGGGCTGCCGGTCGGGGCCCAGCTCCTCGGTCCGGCGCACAGCGAGCCGCTGCTGCTCTCGCTCGCCGCCCAACTGGAGGCCGAGCTGCGCTGGCACGAGCGGTGGCCGAGCGAAGCGGTCGCCGACTCCCCGGCCTGA
- a CDS encoding fumarylacetoacetate hydrolase family protein: MKPAAASASFSGPFALGVFSGPDQVSFPGLLIPGGRVLDLRTALGEPAPTTRGILERWDEMLPRLHELAADETAGWRPLEQLRAHAPVEPRQVFQSGANYRQHVIDLEVAHRAADDPRTVEEARAEIAAVMDRRAAEDLPYVFTGLPSAITGPFDDVVLPEWAEQPDWELELAAVIARPAHRVTVEEALGYVAGYTIANDLTDRATVFRRDMKAIGTDWLRCKNAPGFTPLGPWIVPAGSITDPGDLRVTLKLNGETMQDESTEDMLFGIARLVSYISRTARLLPGDLVLTGSPAGNGMHWGRLLRDGDVMEGSITGLGVQRTRCVRETS, encoded by the coding sequence GTGAAACCCGCAGCCGCTTCCGCGTCCTTCTCCGGACCCTTCGCCCTTGGCGTCTTCTCCGGCCCTGACCAGGTGTCTTTCCCCGGTCTCCTGATCCCCGGGGGCCGCGTGCTGGATCTTCGCACGGCTCTCGGAGAGCCGGCCCCGACGACCCGGGGGATCCTCGAGCGCTGGGACGAGATGCTCCCCCGCCTGCACGAGCTCGCGGCCGACGAGACGGCCGGCTGGCGACCGTTGGAGCAACTGCGGGCGCACGCGCCGGTCGAGCCCCGCCAGGTCTTCCAGTCCGGCGCCAACTACCGGCAGCATGTGATCGACCTGGAGGTCGCCCATCGGGCCGCCGACGACCCCCGCACCGTGGAGGAGGCGCGCGCGGAGATCGCCGCGGTCATGGACCGGCGGGCGGCCGAGGACCTGCCGTACGTGTTCACCGGTCTGCCGAGCGCGATCACCGGACCCTTCGACGACGTCGTACTTCCGGAGTGGGCCGAACAGCCCGACTGGGAGCTGGAGTTGGCGGCCGTCATCGCCAGGCCCGCCCACCGGGTGACGGTCGAGGAGGCCCTGGGGTACGTCGCCGGCTACACCATCGCCAACGACCTCACCGACCGCGCCACCGTCTTCCGCCGGGACATGAAGGCGATCGGCACCGACTGGCTGCGCTGCAAGAACGCTCCCGGTTTCACCCCGCTCGGCCCGTGGATCGTGCCCGCCGGGTCGATCACCGACCCGGGTGACCTGCGGGTCACCCTGAAGCTCAACGGCGAGACCATGCAGGACGAGTCCACCGAGGACATGCTCTTCGGCATCGCGCGGCTGGTGTCGTACATCTCCCGGACCGCCCGCCTCCTGCCCGGCGACCTGGTGCTCACCGGCAGCCCGGCCGGCAACGGCATGCACTGGGGCCGGCTGCTGCGCGACGGCGACGTCATGGAGGGTTCGATCACCGGTCTCGGCGTGCAGCGCACGCGGTGCGTCCGGGAGACGTCATGA
- a CDS encoding EthD domain-containing protein: MLTLIAAVRRKPGMTHQAFLHHLQHVHGPLSAANPLHIRRYVQNHVFDASFGSDGDPAHLTEFGRDSVTELHFDSVEELAATMSDPYSREVIGPDGAHFNDLPSALALLTRPVVLAPPPASGGDERPVKVLHFLHRSQGVTPDDFAERWRAAHEEVLAEEAPRVQALRGHVQHLQAPGAEKALRHFGGGGEPAYAGVAVLYYDSPDEALTHFPSYERSLRERSAPSGGFYDPSRSFVLYSREVTVF, translated from the coding sequence GTGCTGACCCTGATCGCCGCCGTCCGCCGCAAGCCCGGCATGACGCACCAAGCGTTCCTGCACCACCTCCAGCATGTGCACGGACCTCTGTCGGCCGCGAACCCTCTTCACATTCGCCGCTATGTGCAGAACCACGTGTTCGACGCGTCCTTCGGCAGCGACGGGGACCCTGCGCACCTCACCGAGTTCGGCCGGGACTCCGTCACCGAGCTGCACTTCGACAGCGTGGAGGAGCTGGCCGCCACGATGTCCGACCCGTACTCGCGCGAGGTGATCGGCCCCGACGGCGCCCACTTCAACGACCTGCCCAGCGCCCTGGCCCTGCTGACCCGCCCCGTGGTGCTCGCGCCCCCACCGGCATCGGGCGGCGACGAGAGGCCCGTGAAGGTGCTGCACTTCCTCCACAGGTCGCAAGGAGTCACCCCGGACGACTTCGCCGAGCGGTGGCGGGCCGCCCATGAGGAGGTGCTCGCCGAAGAGGCGCCGCGGGTGCAGGCGTTGCGTGGACATGTTCAGCACCTGCAGGCCCCGGGGGCCGAGAAGGCGCTGCGCCACTTCGGCGGCGGAGGCGAACCCGCGTACGCGGGAGTCGCCGTCCTGTACTACGACTCTCCGGACGAAGCCCTGACCCACTTCCCTTCGTACGAGCGTTCCCTGCGGGAGCGGTCCGCACCGAGCGGCGGCTTCTACGACCCGTCCCGCTCGTTCGTCCTCTACAGCCGCGAGGTGACCGTCTTCTGA
- a CDS encoding LysR family transcriptional regulator, with product MSLSGLDLNLVLSLQALLEERNVTRAGQRVGLSQPAMSAALARLRRHFDDDLLSRVGRQYELTALGRALLDRTSTACDLLERVFSSRADFAPGSEEYEFTLLTSDYALAVFGAELARTVHAEAPGVRLRFQRPPVDVTEDTAPLLSTADGLLMPRGIISGFPAADLFSDRWAFLVAETNDEVGDQLTMDDLARLPWVIYQRAHDAPAARQLSMLGVEPRVEIFVDSFQALPFLVAGTRRIALVQQRLAELLRGVAAVRLMEPPYGAVPLQEALWWHPVHTHDAAHIWLRETAARVGAELAPSAPGRPAAGSPS from the coding sequence GTGTCCCTCTCCGGCCTCGACCTCAATCTCGTCCTGTCCCTGCAGGCCCTGCTGGAGGAACGCAACGTCACCCGCGCCGGACAGCGCGTCGGGCTCAGTCAGCCGGCCATGAGCGCGGCCCTGGCCCGCCTGCGCCGCCACTTCGACGACGATCTGCTCTCGCGCGTCGGCAGGCAGTACGAACTGACCGCCCTCGGCCGCGCTCTGCTGGACCGCACCTCGACCGCCTGCGACCTGCTGGAACGGGTCTTCAGCAGCAGGGCCGACTTCGCCCCGGGCAGCGAGGAGTACGAGTTCACCCTGCTCACCTCCGACTACGCACTCGCCGTGTTCGGCGCCGAGCTCGCCCGGACCGTGCACGCCGAGGCCCCTGGGGTACGGCTGCGCTTCCAGCGGCCGCCCGTCGACGTCACGGAGGACACCGCACCGCTGCTCAGCACGGCCGACGGGCTTCTGATGCCGCGCGGCATCATCAGCGGTTTCCCCGCCGCCGACCTGTTCAGCGACCGCTGGGCCTTCCTGGTGGCCGAGACGAACGACGAGGTCGGCGACCAGCTGACGATGGACGACCTGGCACGGCTGCCCTGGGTCATCTACCAGCGCGCCCACGACGCCCCGGCCGCCCGGCAGCTGAGCATGCTCGGCGTCGAACCCCGCGTGGAGATCTTCGTCGACAGCTTCCAGGCGCTGCCCTTCCTGGTCGCAGGCACCCGCCGGATCGCTCTGGTGCAGCAGCGTCTGGCCGAACTGCTGCGCGGCGTGGCCGCCGTACGCCTCATGGAACCGCCCTACGGTGCGGTCCCTCTCCAGGAGGCACTGTGGTGGCACCCGGTGCACACCCACGACGCGGCCCACATCTGGCTGCGCGAGACCGCGGCCCGGGTGGGCGCGGAGCTGGCCCCGTCCGCACCCGGCCGTCCCGCCGCCGGCTCACCGAGCTGA
- a CDS encoding MFS transporter — MPAPVSPLPSPPSAAVTDDRPEQTVSGPGHRLRLTLLMAGACLPILGAVLIAPILPQMQDHFADVAGADALVPMALTIPALSLALLAPFAGVLVDRLGRKRLLVVATVVYAILGTAPLWLDSLVAVVASRALVGVAEAAIMTCCTTLLGDYYAGRQRDRYLAMQTMCASISATAFFVLGGAAGSAGWRAPFWAYAVSLLLAPAMAAFLPQPRPDAHAKEPSPAAPVPMAERPFPWRPLAGTCALTVFGAVLFYTVQVEMAYLLDDMGVSDSAVIGLASAGSSAAIVIGAVVFTRSGRSPQDWLPTAFGLCTLGFAVIWLAPGPVVLTLGAVINCLGGGIMLPSLLTLAMSKLDFADRGRGTGLWTGSFFLGQFICPLVVLALASAVGTRANALGVLALVGVAATAALGVAARRRRTGAVPVPVRQTAG, encoded by the coding sequence ATGCCTGCACCCGTGTCCCCGCTCCCGTCCCCGCCGTCCGCTGCGGTCACCGACGACCGGCCCGAGCAGACCGTGTCCGGCCCCGGCCACCGGCTTCGCCTCACGCTGCTGATGGCCGGCGCCTGTCTGCCCATCCTGGGCGCGGTGCTCATCGCTCCCATCCTGCCGCAGATGCAGGACCACTTCGCGGACGTGGCGGGCGCCGACGCCCTCGTCCCCATGGCGCTGACGATCCCCGCCCTGTCCCTGGCCCTGCTGGCCCCCTTCGCCGGCGTCCTCGTGGACCGGCTCGGCCGTAAACGCCTCCTCGTCGTCGCGACCGTGGTGTACGCGATCCTCGGCACCGCTCCCCTGTGGCTGGACTCGCTCGTCGCCGTCGTCGCAAGCCGCGCTCTCGTCGGCGTCGCCGAAGCCGCCATCATGACCTGCTGCACCACCCTGCTCGGCGACTACTACGCGGGCCGGCAACGCGACCGCTATCTCGCGATGCAGACGATGTGCGCCTCGATCTCCGCGACGGCCTTCTTCGTCCTGGGCGGTGCGGCCGGATCGGCCGGCTGGCGCGCGCCGTTCTGGGCCTATGCCGTGAGCCTGCTGCTCGCCCCCGCCATGGCCGCCTTCCTCCCGCAGCCCCGGCCGGACGCCCACGCGAAGGAGCCCTCCCCCGCCGCCCCGGTACCGATGGCCGAGCGGCCCTTCCCCTGGCGTCCGCTGGCCGGCACATGCGCGCTGACCGTGTTCGGCGCCGTCCTCTTCTACACCGTCCAGGTGGAGATGGCGTACCTCCTGGACGACATGGGCGTGAGCGACTCCGCCGTGATCGGACTGGCCAGCGCCGGCTCCAGCGCCGCGATCGTGATCGGCGCGGTCGTCTTCACCAGGTCCGGCCGCAGCCCGCAGGACTGGCTGCCCACCGCCTTCGGCCTGTGCACCCTCGGCTTCGCGGTGATCTGGCTCGCTCCCGGCCCCGTCGTGCTGACCCTCGGCGCCGTGATCAACTGCCTCGGCGGCGGCATCATGCTGCCGAGCCTGCTGACCCTCGCCATGTCCAAGCTCGACTTCGCCGACCGCGGCCGCGGCACCGGACTGTGGACGGGCTCCTTCTTCCTCGGCCAGTTCATCTGCCCGCTCGTGGTGCTCGCCCTCGCCTCCGCCGTCGGCACCAGGGCGAACGCCCTCGGCGTCCTCGCCCTGGTCGGGGTCGCCGCCACCGCCGCACTCGGCGTCGCCGCCCGGCGACGCCGGACGGGAGCCGTCCCAGTGCCGGTCCGGCAGACGGCGGGCTGA
- a CDS encoding glycoside hydrolase family 43 protein encodes MTTRHPAPSRRALLRAMAVLPAAAFVLGEAPGLLGTALAAAPAAGSATRYTIVPFLDSDDGTVNVYQSDDATDFRLVQASAYTPPANRIRDASVFKHTNGYYYITYTTHTWQDASTTIGFARSSDRVNWSFLYDYTVPIANLSRAWAPEFFVDSDGSVNVIVSCSTTNDEWIFTPYLLKATNSSLTAWSSPVALSGIGANHIDTYIVKTGSTYHAFTKNETAKYIEYATASNLAGPYTIKKTGDWAGWGSYREGPTVIQLDNGAWRIFFDGYGDHKYYYSDSYDSFATWSAPKALPGISGTARHFTVVKETVTGGPTLTKNATRSLRSGNYTTRYWQEQSALLNLPVVTASSTAAEKQAATFTVVAGLADANAYSFRDAAGKYLRHYSFRGRFDANDGTSTFARDATFIARTGTAAGSVRFESYNYPGNYLRHYNYELRVEQSDGTDLFRQDSSFVPVTAWS; translated from the coding sequence ATGACGACACGTCACCCCGCCCCGTCCCGCCGTGCCCTGCTGCGCGCGATGGCCGTCCTGCCCGCCGCCGCGTTCGTGCTCGGCGAGGCCCCCGGCCTGCTCGGCACGGCCCTCGCCGCCGCGCCCGCCGCCGGATCGGCCACCCGCTACACCATCGTGCCGTTCCTCGACAGCGACGACGGGACGGTGAACGTCTACCAGTCCGACGACGCCACCGACTTCCGGCTGGTGCAGGCCTCCGCGTACACCCCGCCCGCCAACCGCATCCGCGACGCGAGCGTCTTCAAGCACACCAACGGCTACTACTACATCACCTACACCACCCACACCTGGCAGGACGCCAGCACCACCATCGGCTTCGCCCGCAGCTCCGACCGGGTCAACTGGTCTTTCCTGTACGACTACACGGTCCCGATCGCCAACCTCTCCCGCGCCTGGGCGCCGGAGTTCTTCGTCGACAGCGACGGCAGCGTCAACGTCATCGTGTCCTGTTCGACGACGAACGACGAGTGGATCTTCACGCCGTACCTCCTCAAGGCCACCAACTCAAGTCTCACTGCCTGGAGTTCACCGGTCGCCCTGTCCGGCATCGGCGCCAATCACATCGACACGTACATCGTGAAGACCGGCTCGACCTACCACGCGTTCACCAAGAACGAGACGGCGAAGTACATCGAGTACGCGACGGCGTCCAACCTCGCCGGCCCCTACACGATCAAGAAGACCGGCGACTGGGCCGGCTGGGGCAGTTACCGCGAGGGACCGACCGTCATCCAGCTCGACAACGGCGCCTGGCGGATCTTCTTCGACGGCTACGGCGACCACAAGTACTACTACAGCGACAGCTACGACTCCTTCGCGACCTGGAGCGCCCCCAAGGCGCTGCCCGGCATCTCGGGCACGGCGCGCCACTTCACGGTCGTCAAGGAGACGGTGACCGGTGGCCCCACCCTGACCAAGAACGCCACGCGCTCCCTGCGTTCGGGCAACTACACGACCCGCTACTGGCAGGAGCAGTCCGCCCTGCTGAACCTCCCCGTGGTGACCGCTTCCAGCACCGCCGCCGAGAAGCAGGCGGCCACCTTCACCGTCGTCGCCGGACTCGCCGACGCCAACGCCTACTCGTTCCGTGACGCGGCCGGCAAGTACCTGCGCCACTACTCCTTCCGCGGCCGCTTCGACGCCAACGACGGCACGTCCACCTTCGCGCGGGACGCCACCTTCATCGCCCGCACCGGCACGGCCGCCGGCTCGGTCCGCTTCGAGTCGTACAACTACCCCGGCAACTACCTGCGCCACTACAACTACGAACTGCGCGTGGAGCAGTCCGACGGCACGGACCTCTTCCGGCAGGACAGCTCCTTCGTGCCGGTGACAGCCTGGTCCTGA